The DNA sequence TTGGCGCCGGGATAGCCGGACACGAAAAGATACGCTTAGGGGGTACCATGGCTCACGCCGAGAACCAGATCACCATCAGCCGTTCGCCCGACGAGGTATATGCGTTCCTGGCCGACGGGCTGAACAACACGGCCTGGCGTGCAGGCGTTCAGTCGATCTCGCTGAAGAGCGGCACTCCCGGAATGCTTCGCGCGGTATACAAGCAGACGCTGAGCGGACCCGGCGGCCGGCCCATCGACGGCGACTACGAGATCACCGCCGCCGAACCCGGCAGGCTCCTCGGCTTCCAGGTGGTGGCCGGTCCTGCCCGCCCGTCCGGCGCCTACCACCTCGGGCCATCCGACGGCGGGACAACGGTCCGCTTCACCCTGGACCTGCACCCCAAGGGACTGATGAAACTCGTCGGGCCGATGGTCCAGCGCACCATGGACCAGGAGGTAGCCCAGCTGGCACAGCTCAAAACAGTCCTCGAGGCGCAGTAGGAGGCCGGCACCCAAGCCAATGCCTTGCGGGACGAGCACGCAGGGGAGGACTCCCCATCCCGCGCCCTGTCATTTCATCCAATCGGTGTGCTTATATGGCCCTGCGTTGCAGCGCGCCAGCTGCATCGAGCCACCCACCACGTTGGAGAAATCATGAAGGTCCCGCAGGGCAAATTGAAATTCAAAGGCTTATCGGCGCTTGTCGCCGTCGCACTGACCGCCGGGGCATCCCTGGTGGCGGCGGTTCCTGCCGACGCCGCGAACCTGTGCGGCACGGGCTACACCTATATCGGGTCGCACCCCATCACCGTGCCCAGCTACAGCAAGGACTACCGGTACGGAAAGCCGGGTACCAAAACCGGGTCCATTGACGTGTACTGGAACTCCACAGCACGCAAGAACTGCTCAGTGGCCTACGCCTATGGCCCCACCTACGGGGTAAGGATGTACCGCGAGAACATGATCGGCAGGTACCCTTCCTACGGCCCGGACGATGTTTCGCATGACTACTACTCCTACTATGCGGGACCGGTCTACACGGACACCCAACCGGTCGGTGGCCAGTGCATCACACTGGACGCGAGCTTCGGGCCTAACTCGACCGACAAATTCAGCTGGGGAGCAGCGTTCTACAGCCCGGTGCACTGCTGAGCCATTGAATGACGACGGCGGCATCCACGGCTGGGTGCCGCCGCTGCTGTTTGGTGCCCTAGCGTGAGGCAGTCACACTGGAGGCTGCACCCCCCAACGAAAGCAGGACCCCGTGATCACTCTCCAGCAGGACGCCGACGGTTTCGTCCGCATGAACCGCCACTACCCGGCCAGTGTCCGGATCCGGATTGCCTTCAACGATGGCAGCACCGGCGAGTTTTCCGGTCGGGTCCTCAACAACGCCTACGACGCCGCGCTCGCCGAGTTCCGCGCCCAGAACGGCCTCGACGCGAAGGGCTTCAACCGGACTCCGGCAGGCCGTACCAACTCCGGCAACAAACTGGACTTCGTTCCCGTGCACCCGGGCATGGGGGAGTAGCCGGAGCGACAAGCCTGCGGGTGGTCACACGGCAAGTGCATCGGCATGCCGGTGAGCAACCTTCCACTGCCCGCCCTCGCGCCGGTAGACCTGCGTGGCCCGGAGCGTGAGGCCGGTGGGCTCGCCGTCCCGGCGGAATGAGATGCGTTCGATGCCGGCGGTGTAGGCCATGTCTCCTATGACGTCGCATGCCTGCAACTCGAACTCGTACGATGTGCAGTTGGAAAAGCTGTTTTCCAGGAACCTGAAGATTTGCTCTACTTCTGCCAGCCCGTAGGCGTTGCGGAAGGCTCCCAGGATGCTCACCGGCTCACCTTGCGACCAGATGGCGCGCCGGGGGTCCGCGTCGCCGTTGTGCAGGGAGACTTCCGCGTCGTGCAGGGTCGTTTTGACCCACTGAATGAAGTCTTCGCGGTCACTCATGGCGTCAAGGTACCCGTGCCGTGCGGGCCCGGCAAGGGGGAAAGCACCGGTGCAGTAACCGGTGGTTACGCCTGCCCGGCGCTGTCCTGGTGGGCCGTCACCACAAAGTGTTCCACCCGCCGGTCCGGAACCAGCCAGATCAGCGCGACGATGGTGAAGACCGCGACTCCCAGCAGCGGCTGAACGAAGGTGAGGGCGATGCCGGTGAGGTAGATCAGCGGCGAGGCCTTGCCCTTCCAGTCCTTGCCTACGGCCTGGGCCAGGGCCCCATCCTTGCCCTGCACGGCGATCAGCCGCCGCTCCAGGATGAAGTAGGCGATCGCGGCGCACAAAAGGTTGACGCCGTACAGCAGCACGGGAACCTGCAGGAAACCGGACTCGTCCATCCACCGGGTGGTAAACGGGAACAGGGACAGCCAGAAGAGCAGGTGGAGGTTGGCCCAGAGGATGCCCCCGCTCACCCGGCTGGCGAGGTGGATCATGTGGTGGTGGTTGTTCCAGTAGATCCCCACATACACGAAGCTCAGGAGGTAGGTGAAGATCGTGGGCAGGATGGCGGCGACGCCTGCCCACGTGGGTTCCTCGGGCGTGTGCAGTTCCAGCACCATGATGGTGATGATGATCGCCAGTACGCCGTCGCTGAAAGCCTCAAGCCGGTTTTTATTCACCCGAACATCATGCACGCAAAGTCACGTGGACAGGGGCCTCACACGACGATGGTGACGGTGCCCGCGTCGCCGTCCACGCTTACCTTCTGTCCACCGGCCAGCCGCTGCGTCGCCACCCCCGTGCCCAGGACGGCCGGGATGCCGTACTCGCGGGCCACGATGGAGCTGTGGCTCAGCGGCCCGCCCACATCGGTGACCACAGCAGAGGCCATCGCGAACAACGGCGTCCAGGCCGGAGTGGTCATGCGTGCCACCAGCACTTCGCCGGGCTGCATCAGGCCGAAGTCCTCGGGACCGCGCAGCACGCGGGCAGGCGCAGTCACCCGGCCGGAACTCGCACCCGCGCCCTTGATCACGTCGCCGGACTGGCGCTGCGATCCCGCCGGCATCATCGAGCCGAAGGCCTTCTCCATCCACGCTTTTTGCGGCAGCATCTGCGGGGCTTCGGCCTTCGCCTGGCCGCGCCACAGTATCCTGCGTTCCTCGACGGCGGCGGCCCGGACCGGCCGCGACGCACCGGCCAGGGAAACATTGGCCTCCACGTCCGCCAGCCCAAACTCCACCGCACTCTGAAGTTCCTGGAAGCGCAGCCAGAACACGTCGTCGGGTGCGGCGATGACACCCGACAGCACCAGGCGCCGGCCGAGTTCCCGCAGTATCCGCCGCAGCAGCGGCCAGGCGAGTCCGACGTCGGCCAGGGCATCCTCACGCACCGGCGCTGTCTCCTGCGCCCATTTCAGTACCCGGAGAAAGAGGGCCCGGCGCCGCGGGCCCAGGCGCGACGCCACCTCCCGGGTCAGTGCCTCCCGCCGCTCGGTCTGCAGCCGCTGCCGCTCATGCGGGTCGGTGCCCTGCCCGCGCAGGTAGAACTTCACCGTTTCCAGCTGCGCGGACGGGTTGTCCGCCGGCACGGGGGTGGCGAAGTCCAGGTTGTAGACCGCGTGCCCGTAGAGGTCCAGATGTTCCTGGAAGGTGAACCGCCATTCCTGCCACAACACGTCCTCCACGCCCTCCGGCGTGGAACCTGTCCGCAGGCACTCGGCGAGTTCCGGCGTCGGCCGTTCAAGCAATGCCTTCACCAGGGAAGGATCGCTGCGCGCCCAGCCCGCGAGGTCGTACAGGGACTTTTCCGCCCGGATGGGCTCGCTGTCAAAGCCCAGTAGGAACTCCTGGGCCGCGGGATCGCCTTCGCGCCGGACAGCCTTGTAGCAGGCCCGGAAGGACAGTTCGCTCATGTCGGCCATCGGGATGATGGACTGCACGGCGGTGTAGTACACGGTTCCGGCGTCCAGGAGGGCCCGCACGCCCGCCAGCAGCTCCTCTCCCGAAAGCTCCGTTGGTGGCTTCGCTGACCAGTCCTTGATGATGCGTTCGTAGCGCGGATGCGAGTAGTCGCGCCAGCCCGCGACGCCCATATGCGCCTTGCCGCCGAACAGTGCCCCCATGGCCGGCACCGTCCTGCCCGTCATCCGCAGCATGGGCCAGGTGCGGTAGTAGTAATAGGCGTAGCCGTTGACGGTGGGGAAGCGGACGTCGCCCTCGCGGAGGGAGCCCGGCCCCAGCGCCTGGTTCATCAGGGCGGACAGCGAGCGGGACACCGAGCCGTCGACCAGGTCGGCGAAGAGCGGGGTGAGCGGTTCCGGCATTTGCTCCACGATGCTCGCCCGGAAGTAGAGGCCCTTGGGGTAGGGGACAGGCCATTCCGTGGGGACGTCCGCCGCGGGTCCGGGCAGCGCGGTGATGGGGCGGGACTGGAGCAGGAAGAACGTGCCGTCCGCCCTGGCCCACTCGATGTCCTGCGGGGCCCCGAAGTGGTCGGCGATCCGCTGTCCGTGGGCGGCGAGCTCGGCCGCCGCGGCATCGTCCAGGACCGGCGCACGACGGCGGGCTTCCGCCACCTTTTCCTCAGCCGTCCCGTCCTCCGTCAGGACCGTCATGACCTCCTTGTCGGCTGTCTGCCGCGTGAGGACTGTGCCCGTGTGGGCGTCCACGGTCAGGTCGTCGGTGGTGACCTGACCGCTGACCACGGCCTCGCCCAGGCCCCACGCGGCGCTGATCACCGTCTGGTCGCGGCGGCCGTTCGCGGGGTTGGCCGTGAACATCACCCCGGCTGCCTCGGCCTCCACCATCTGCTGGATTACGACGGCGAGACGCACCTGGCCGGGCAGCACGCCTTCGCGGGCACGGTAGGCCATGGCGCGCGCCGTCCAGAGGGAGGCCCAGCAGTTGATGACGGCCTTGGCCAGGGCGTCCAGGCCGCGGATGTTGAGGTAGCTTTCCTGCTGCCCGGCGAAACTGGCGGAGGCGAGGTCCTCGGCCGTGGCGGAGGAGCGGACCGACACGGCGGTGTCCCCGCCGCCGAGGCGTTCATACGCTGACTCAAGTTCGGCCTGGATGGCGGCAGGCATGGAGCCTTTGCGGAACAGGGTCCGGATCAGCGCCGACGCATGCTCATACTCCTGCGGCGACGCATCAGGTGGCAGAGCGGCCAACTCCTGAATGGCCGCCCCGAGGTTGTTCCCGGCAGTGAAATCAGCGTACGCGGCGGTGGTGAGGACCACCCCCGGCGGGACCGGCAGCCCGGCCCGGATAAGGCCGCCCAGGCCCACGGCTTTGCCACCCGCCCCGGCGATGTCGCTCCGGTCCACGTCGCCCAGGTCCATGACGTAGGTCATGACGATGCCCCCTTACTGTCGGCCGCCGTCGGCCGTTTCCAAAGCACTGCCGCCAGGACCGCAACCCATAGCAGGAACGCCCCGATGCTGATGCGCTCGCCGACGCCCAAGACGAGGTTCGGTCCCGGGGCTGCCATGAACGCGACCATACCCATGAGGGCTGACAGTGCGAGCGAGACGATCGAGTAGGCGCGCATCCGGCCGTGGAATCCTGCCGCGACGAAGCACATTGCTGCGACCATGAGGGCCAGTTGCACGTTGGTGGCCACGATGTGCGCGGGGATGGAGGAGTCGTCGCCCAGGCGCAGCGGGAAGAGTGCGCCGATGATGTTCCAGAGCCCGTAGGCGGTGAGCAGCCCGGCGCCGATGCGCAGGGCCTGGTTCCCGCGGACCGAGTTCCAGGCGCCCACCCCGAACGCGGTGAACAGCACCGTGTAGAGCCACGTGAACGGGACCAGGACCGGGTAGCCGGGGGAGCCCACGGCGAACAGTTCGCTGACCATCTGTTCCGTGCGGCGGTAACCGGCCCATTGGGAGGCCGCGATGCCGTCGGTGAACACCACGTAAAGCAGTGATGACAGCGGTCCGGCGGCAAGGAGGGTGATGCGCAGGGCCTCACTGCGGTGGCCGTTGAACAGCAGAGCCCGCCCGCGCCCGGGGAGCCGTCCTCCTGCAACTGACATGGTGGGATGTCCTCAGAGCCCGCGCTCCAGCAAGCGGCCCGGCGCAGGGCACGCGGGCGTTGGCCCCGACGCCTACCTGTTCCAGATTGTTCCCGGCCGCCGTGCCCCGCTAGGGCCGAACGGCCTTGGGGCTGCGGTAAGCGCCGGAGCCCTTTCCCCTACTCCTGTTATTGGGTATCCCGGGATATTGACTGCCGCTGTTCCGGGGAATACGTTCCGCCTTATCGGCGCCGGTCCCGGCAAAGCACGGAACGAGGCGCCGCGGGACAGGCCAGGAGGAAAGACCATGCCGAAGTATCCGTTTGAAGCCACGTACGTGGGCCAGGGCATTAAAGGGCTTATGCAGGAAGGCGGAACCGCGCGGCGTGATGCCCTTGCGGAGGCGCTGAAATCCGTGGGCGGAACGCTGGAAAGCTTCTACTACGCCTTTGGGTACTACGACGTCCTGGGCGTTTTTGAGGCGCCGGACGACGCAAGTGCTGCCGCGCTGTCGCTGCTGATCAATTCGTCGGGGACCGTCAATGTCCGGCTGAAGCCGCTCCTCACCGTGGAGGACATCGACGCGGCCGCCAAGAAGACCCCGTCCTACCGGGCACCGGGACAGTAGGGGAGTGACGCGCCTTGGCCAGCGGGCCGCCGTCGGAATTTACGACGGCGGCCTGCCGGTCCAATGGGAAAACTGTCGCTCAATTTTTCGACAATAATGCAGCCAGATAACCGCAGGTACTTTCCACAACAGGAACGCGGACGTATTCTGGGTCTCCCCCTGCCGTATGAAGCACGGCATCACTCCACTCCCACTCTCAATGCGCATCTCTTGCGTTACTTGTTTCCATTTTTTAGCAGCCAAAGACGGCTGCCGAGTACACGGAGAATCAGATGAAATTCACAAAGGCTCATATTTTTGCGCCATCTGCCATGATTGTTGCCGCACTGCTCACCATGTCACCATCAGCAGTTGCTGCACCCCCGGAAAAAGGGCCGGCACCCGGCGACTTCTCCGCGGATTTGCTCGCCGGAGAAGCATGCCCGGACTTTCCCCTGCGCGTCGAAGCGTCCGGCTCGAACGTAACTGTCAGGACCTTTTACGACAGGCAAGGCGATCCCGTTCGCATCCTGCAGGCGGGGAGGGGGTACACCCTGACCTACACGAACCTCGACACAGGTGAGTCCTTGACAATAAGGCCCACTGGTTCCAACCGGACCATCGTGGACAATGGCGACACCTTGACCATCACAGAAACGGGAACTGCCGGGATCATTCTCTTTCCTTCAGACACGCCCAAAGGCCCCAGCAGCACACAGTTCTATGGCCGCATTGTCTACACCGTCGTCGACGACGGCTCATTCACTCTGACGTCCCTAAAAACGTCCGGGACCAGCATCGATATTTGTGCCAGACTCGCATAAAAGGAAGCCGTAAAACGGACCAAAAGCGCTCTACTTGATTAACGGAAAGAGGAGACCCGCCCGCAGGTAGATTCGGTCATTCGTGGCTGGCGGGCCGCCGTCGGAATTTACGACGGCGGCCTGCCGCTGCTTGGGCGGGTTACTGCGGACACTGCCTGGCGGCGAGAAGCGCGAGATCGTAGATCAGCTGCTGGACTTCGCGCTCGCGGCCGCTGACCCTGGGGACCGGCGTCTGGGTGGGTGCGGGTCCGTTGCGAGGCGGCGCAGGAACGGGCCGGTGGGCTGCGGGCAGACCAGTTGGGCTGGCGGGCTCAACGTTGCCGGCCCTGTCAGCGATATTGCTTGTAGATGCGTCCGTAGTGAGCAAGATTGTTCCCCCTGGTCGAGCTTGTGAACACCTTAGGAAGCAGCAACCGGCATTCGGTAGGGCTTTTGTCCATTGAGGGGATTTATTGTCCCAATCTTGAGCGAAAACCCGTCCTTGGGCCTCACCACGCCACAGTTCCGGCGGCCCCGTCCACGGTGACGCTCTGGCCGTCGCGCAGCCGCTCGGTGGCGTCCGCAACACCCACCACGGCGGGGATGCCATACTCGCGGGCCACCACCGCGCCGTGCGAAATGACCCCGCCCATCTCCATCACCAAGGCACCTGCCGTCATGAACAGCGGGGTCCAGCCGGGATCGGTGGAGGGGGCCACCAGGATTTCGCCCGGCTCAATATGGGCACCCACAGGATCCAGGACCACCCTGACCTTTCCGGTGGCGGTGCCGGCGGACGCCGGCGTTCCCGTGAGACGGTCCGCGGCCGCCGGGCCCGGCTGCGCGGCGGAGGCTGCCATCATGGCAGCCTCGACGTCCGTGCCGTCCGAGAGCAAAAGGCGCGGGACGTGGCGGCGCCGCAGCTCGACGTCGTACATCCGGCGGCGCTCAGCCACCAGCTTCCTGACGTCCGCCCCGCGAAGGGCCACGCGCAGTTCGCCGAAATCGAGGAAGAAGACGTCGCCGGGATGGGCAATGGAGCCGGTCTTCGCCAGTTCGTCGCCGATGGCGTCGAGCTGCCGGTGCATTTCCGCCAACACCAGCACGATGTAGAACTTGGGCAGTTCCCGCAGCCCGGAGAGCTGCCGCACCCGGCGCAGGCACAGCGCAACCAGTCGTCCCCGGAGCCGGCTCCTGGCCGCCGCCCGTCCCACGAGCTCCTGCACGCGGTCATCCGCGTGTTGGGCGGCGCGGGCAAACTGGCGGTCCGGGGCCTGCTCCGGATCCTCCACGCGGAGATAGTTGGAGATGATCCCCAACAGGTGGTCCGGTTCCTCGGCCCAGCGCGGCATCCCCAGGTCGATTTCCGCCACGGCACGGTGGCCGTACCTGGCCAGGAACCCACGCAGGCTTTCCTGTGCAATCCCCGGCAGGGTGCCTGCCCTGTAGCGCCGGGCAAGCTGGTCCGGCCGCTGCTCCATCAACGCCTTCCGTGCCTCCAGGTCCTTGCCAATGTCCGCCGCCACGCGCCACAGTTCCAGGTCCATCTCGGTGGTCACGTTGTGCGGCAGCCCGCGCAGCACTGCCTCCAGCTCGCGCGGCTTCGCGATCCCGCGCAGAAGCCTGCGGGCGGCGGCCAGCATTACATAGCCCGCGGAGGGGGCCGGCAGGGAGGACTGGATGATCCCGTCAACCGTGCTGCCCAGGACGCCCTCCGCGTGCTGCAGCCGCTGCGCTGCCGTGGCCGGTCCGGGCAGTTGCAGCAGGGTGTCCAACTGGTCCTGGTACCGCCGTGCCCGGCGCAGTTCCGCCTCCGGCCGCAGCACGGCCCGGGCCATGGCCGGGAAAAGGGCCACCACCGTCCACACGCTGCTGATTCCGGCGTTCGCGTTCGCCTTCGCCGCCGATGCCGGGGTCCCGCCGCGGCGGTGTTTCCTGCTCCGTCTGCCGGGCGCGGACCGGACAACGCTGAAGCGCGG is a window from the Arthrobacter sp. NicSoilC5 genome containing:
- a CDS encoding SRPBCC family protein; its protein translation is MAHAENQITISRSPDEVYAFLADGLNNTAWRAGVQSISLKSGTPGMLRAVYKQTLSGPGGRPIDGDYEITAAEPGRLLGFQVVAGPARPSGAYHLGPSDGGTTVRFTLDLHPKGLMKLVGPMVQRTMDQEVAQLAQLKTVLEAQ
- a CDS encoding DUF998 domain-containing protein; translated protein: MSVAGGRLPGRGRALLFNGHRSEALRITLLAAGPLSSLLYVVFTDGIAASQWAGYRRTEQMVSELFAVGSPGYPVLVPFTWLYTVLFTAFGVGAWNSVRGNQALRIGAGLLTAYGLWNIIGALFPLRLGDDSSIPAHIVATNVQLALMVAAMCFVAAGFHGRMRAYSIVSLALSALMGMVAFMAAPGPNLVLGVGERISIGAFLLWVAVLAAVLWKRPTAADSKGASS
- a CDS encoding TMEM175 family protein, whose protein sequence is MNKNRLEAFSDGVLAIIITIMVLELHTPEEPTWAGVAAILPTIFTYLLSFVYVGIYWNNHHHMIHLASRVSGGILWANLHLLFWLSLFPFTTRWMDESGFLQVPVLLYGVNLLCAAIAYFILERRLIAVQGKDGALAQAVGKDWKGKASPLIYLTGIALTFVQPLLGVAVFTIVALIWLVPDRRVEHFVVTAHQDSAGQA
- a CDS encoding PEP/pyruvate-binding domain-containing protein, translated to MASLAPGPDRGGDGTGLVIKLADVASASLATAGGKAINLGRLATAGFPVPPGFCLTTAAYREATPKDVDAIAARLHGAAGTDTKTGYDGGRGLPDEDRNQLAAQASGAMAAAPVPPGVETAIRDAYAAMGGGPVAVRSSATAEDLPFASFAGQQDSFMDVAGADAVVQAVRRCWASLWTDRAVAYRAANGISQREVGLAVVVQRMVDAAAAGVLFTANPVTGTRTETVIDAGHGPGQPVVSGAVNPDHFRVETASGRVLQAPQVRASGLTDAELRELASLGDAAQRLLGAPQDVEWVIDAGGTAWLTQSRPITTLYPLPEEAPAGAGPAADGQARAYLCATLLQGLTRPITPMGLSVLGIMRNTKGPWKYASPGLRLYVDLTPAIRNAYGRRWLLRVLPLADGRSAAVVPALLDDPRFSVVRSAPGRRSRKHRRGGTPASAAKANANAGISSVWTVVALFPAMARAVLRPEAELRRARRYQDQLDTLLQLPGPATAAQRLQHAEGVLGSTVDGIIQSSLPAPSAGYVMLAAARRLLRGIAKPRELEAVLRGLPHNVTTEMDLELWRVAADIGKDLEARKALMEQRPDQLARRYRAGTLPGIAQESLRGFLARYGHRAVAEIDLGMPRWAEEPDHLLGIISNYLRVEDPEQAPDRQFARAAQHADDRVQELVGRAAARSRLRGRLVALCLRRVRQLSGLRELPKFYIVLVLAEMHRQLDAIGDELAKTGSIAHPGDVFFLDFGELRVALRGADVRKLVAERRRMYDVELRRRHVPRLLLSDGTDVEAAMMAASAAQPGPAAADRLTGTPASAGTATGKVRVVLDPVGAHIEPGEILVAPSTDPGWTPLFMTAGALVMEMGGVISHGAVVAREYGIPAVVGVADATERLRDGQSVTVDGAAGTVAW
- a CDS encoding PEP/pyruvate-binding domain-containing protein, which translates into the protein MTYVMDLGDVDRSDIAGAGGKAVGLGGLIRAGLPVPPGVVLTTAAYADFTAGNNLGAAIQELAALPPDASPQEYEHASALIRTLFRKGSMPAAIQAELESAYERLGGGDTAVSVRSSATAEDLASASFAGQQESYLNIRGLDALAKAVINCWASLWTARAMAYRAREGVLPGQVRLAVVIQQMVEAEAAGVMFTANPANGRRDQTVISAAWGLGEAVVSGQVTTDDLTVDAHTGTVLTRQTADKEVMTVLTEDGTAEEKVAEARRRAPVLDDAAAAELAAHGQRIADHFGAPQDIEWARADGTFFLLQSRPITALPGPAADVPTEWPVPYPKGLYFRASIVEQMPEPLTPLFADLVDGSVSRSLSALMNQALGPGSLREGDVRFPTVNGYAYYYYRTWPMLRMTGRTVPAMGALFGGKAHMGVAGWRDYSHPRYERIIKDWSAKPPTELSGEELLAGVRALLDAGTVYYTAVQSIIPMADMSELSFRACYKAVRREGDPAAQEFLLGFDSEPIRAEKSLYDLAGWARSDPSLVKALLERPTPELAECLRTGSTPEGVEDVLWQEWRFTFQEHLDLYGHAVYNLDFATPVPADNPSAQLETVKFYLRGQGTDPHERQRLQTERREALTREVASRLGPRRRALFLRVLKWAQETAPVREDALADVGLAWPLLRRILRELGRRLVLSGVIAAPDDVFWLRFQELQSAVEFGLADVEANVSLAGASRPVRAAAVEERRILWRGQAKAEAPQMLPQKAWMEKAFGSMMPAGSQRQSGDVIKGAGASSGRVTAPARVLRGPEDFGLMQPGEVLVARMTTPAWTPLFAMASAVVTDVGGPLSHSSIVAREYGIPAVLGTGVATQRLAGGQKVSVDGDAGTVTIVV
- a CDS encoding GYD domain-containing protein; this encodes MPKYPFEATYVGQGIKGLMQEGGTARRDALAEALKSVGGTLESFYYAFGYYDVLGVFEAPDDASAAALSLLINSSGTVNVRLKPLLTVEDIDAAAKKTPSYRAPGQ
- a CDS encoding nuclear transport factor 2 family protein, with translation MSDREDFIQWVKTTLHDAEVSLHNGDADPRRAIWSQGEPVSILGAFRNAYGLAEVEQIFRFLENSFSNCTSYEFELQACDVIGDMAYTAGIERISFRRDGEPTGLTLRATQVYRREGGQWKVAHRHADALAV